The Astatotilapia calliptera chromosome 4, fAstCal1.2, whole genome shotgun sequence genome segment AGGCCAGCCACCATAACTGTAATAAGAACACGATGCGTAAAATGGTTTTAGCGTGGGAACTACAGGCTGTGCGTAATGTGGCAGGTGACTTAATGTGTAATCGCTCAGATTGGGTATAAAAGTGATAAGAAGTAAAGGAAAATCATGTTTAAATCATTTCAGTGTCGTTTTATTGTACgaatataaagaataaatagCACATTTCCTTAAATTTACAGGATAACAACAAGTCACTGACACAAAACTGTATCAATAATCCACGTTTAACTCTGAGGTCGATTCGCTGCGTCCGCGTTTTGAAAACAGCAAGTCCTTACGTGGCTCTATCGCtccataaatacaaaatatataacCAATATTCTCCACAAATAAAGTAGACTCTGGTTACAAATAATACTGATTTTGTACATGGAGTTATATAACTGCGTGGCACCGCATATACAGAAAATACATTCCTACACTCGGTAGTGCACGTGAAAgagatttggaaaaaaaaatactgagctTATAATTTATCTTCAGAGTCTTGTGTTTTAACTCGAACAGGAGCATTTGCAGTCTGTAATGATCGGGTACTGCACCGGTATCCAGGCGCACTTTAGCCCCCCCTTCCTCTGCACGCATCTCCATCTCAGTATCGTCAGGTGGGTAGAGTTCGCAGGTTTGCACACCATCCCCTCCGGAACAGAACAAGACCGTTTGCTCAGGCAGCTGCCCACTCGCACAAACCGCGGCCAGAATCTGTTCCCCAGGTCGGTCCAGGTGTACACGACCGGGCAGAATGAGTAGGCCCACAGCCACTGCTGCAGGCGCCGCTTCAGTTTCTTGCTGGGCTTGTGCTTCTTGCCGAACTGGATGTCAAAATCCACCGCTCGGATTTCTTTCGGGAGTACTCCCCCCGGCTTTTGGATCTCGAAGTCGTCGAGCTCATCGTTCCCGGTGAATTTGTCCTCCGTGGGCTGTAACACGGACAAAAAACGAGTGTCAAAGTCTCCCAGGATGCTCTTTAATTCAGTCTCGTTAAGATCTCGCTCCTTGGGGTCAAAGACAGGATCCGGGTCCTCTTTTAATTCCACCAGCGGCAGACTGTCACTCGGGATGGGACGGAGAAGGTAGTAGTGCTGACAAATCCCTCTATCCATCACAAGTCCGAGAGACAGCACCAGCAGATACATGGCAATACACTGGTGAGACTGATCCATGTTCATCGATGAGATCCTCACGCACACGGAGCTGCTTATTGTCCACTTGTGCGCAATTACGCGTGAGCCGTATCCAAACGTGGGCCTCTAGAGTCCCTTAATATTCAGATTCCCATGATAAAAATCCGCGATAGAAATAAAAGATTGTTCCACGAAGCATTAGTGGAAACGACTTCTAAAGGCAAAGATCAGATCATGCGTCCTCGAGCTTCGCGCGCCTCTGCTCGGCATGATGCTCCACTTGTGTCCTCTGCAGAAAAGCGCTGAGCGTAACTCGCAACCTCCGTTATATCCTCCGCACGGAGCGTGATGTAATTCGTGTGCCCCTCTTTGAATGTGGGTTTGTTGTCTAGGAGGAGATCCCCAATACCTCCTTCTTCCACCACACTGGAGGAGGGTGCCGGAGGGGGAGGCGGGGGACGGAGGGAGAGGAGACGCCCCCTGTCGGTTTTCCAGACTTTCTTAAACCAGGCTTTCATTCATCAGGGGTGTTGGTCATCTGGTGAATCCTTCTGCTGCGAGCCTCTGCAGCAGGCTCCCAGAACACCtcatgaaaaaatacaaactagTAACGACAACTTTACTTAAACACCTCAGAGAAAGTTTTATTACACAAACAGTTTTGttaatgtttattatttacACCATGAAGTTAAAAGCTATATTTGTATTGCTTATTAACAGCAGtaatacaaagaaagaaaaaatataatacAAAGCATTTTGACATGTCATTTATTAgatcaactttaatttgtaaCAGCAAGTAATACAGACATACATACATGTTAATGCATCAAAAATCAGTCAAATGTAACAAACTACATCAACATTTATTTAGCTGGAGGATGTGAACactattttttttacactgctGGCTGGattagaaatataaaatatttcacactgtaaagtttcaggacacacaaagaaaatttAGATTCCACCATTAGAAATGCATATTATAGGATCCCAAAACTGATCTGTTTTCACCTAGTGCGAGTTTTAGCCAATCAATATTAATGacaataacaattaaaaaaaagccgGTTATGTGCCGTCAgaatgatttgttttatttagggCGTGTAATACACTTACTGGCACAGCTTAAATGAACCGAACCTCAAACCAAATGTTAGACTTCTCAGTTCCTAATAAATTTACAATAAGCAACACTGTGGCTATTCATTAAAGACTTGTTGCTGTGCAAACATATTGGAACACACaaattcaacaataaaatgatgattttatgAAAATGTCTTGAATATTTCCATCTGATGGACTCGTGCGAATAAGAAAGACCACCTTAAGTTTAATAGTGATGTGTGCACATATCTGATGAAGGACTGGCAAAATGCTGTCAAGATTATTTTAACAATCTTAAATcgcaggaaaaaaatatacacacacattcagttgAATGACAGATTGTATGAAACACACTgcacaggaaacaaacaaaatcacatcaAATCCAGCTCAACCTTTTGCTTGCTTGAAGAAAAGCGTGATTTACAGCCTGAATATCAGATGAAATGGCCTGTTAACTACACTTTTTGCAGTGTATTTACTGCATGTGTCCAGCTCAAGTGGGACAATATTTCTGCCTGTACCAGCGCCACAGCGAGCCTCTCAATAAAGCCAGCCAAATTAGCTCCCAAATAAACAACGCTCGCTAAGCGGCAGCCATGGAAAGTATCACAATTTGTGAACCTGTCTAAACTCATGCTCAGAGAATCAttctttgaaaaataatttaatggaAGAACTTAGCCAGCTGCTACATCAGCCATAAACCATCCGCTTAAGATAAATGCATCTCTGTTTCAATTTGAATGAGCtaattcacacaagcacttgaGCACACGACTCATTTAGTTTATGGTCAAATGATGGTGAAAAGTCTGGAAAATGTCACCCCTTATATTTTTCATCTGACCAGCACGTATCATAAACCATCGCTCCTAAACACACTTGACAGATCTGCTCAATCCAGCGCATTCACATGCGGGACAGTGCAGACTAAACTCTGCACGCATGCAAACAGCACCAAGCATCAGATATCAAGAAATCGCAGAATTTAACGTGCAGTctaataaaaaatagaaaatagaaatGCTCAATTGCACATTTTCTTTTGGAGAATTAAAGCAATGCGTTCAAACTCACTCGCAATACTTTTTTACACACTTAGGGAAATGTTAAATTGGAATTGACATGTTCATTCTTTTAAGGAATAATATTTGACACACACTGGAATATTCTGTTTGTAATGGGGCCGCTCGAGTGAAGTGCAAATATGGTTCTCATTAAGTGTCATGTGGATTGCCAGGCTCATTTAACGCAGAgttgttttggtttcttctAATCCCTTCCTACTGTTTTACCACAGGGACATTTTGATAGTGAATTATTCCTCCTTATAAAGTCAGCCTACATGAGACAGACGCCTGcttaactgactttttttctatCCCTAAGTTAACCAAACACTTTTTACTCCCCGGCTAATAAACTGGCCCATCTAATtacctgtatttttattttttaaatgcagggTCTGGTCCTTGACTTTTAAACCTGCGCTTAaggatttacattaaaaatgaatctcCACGTTTGAGCTGATCACAGGTCACTGTACCATTCCCTGCTGATTTCTCATTTAGTGAGGAAAAGCAGACTTCTGTGTTCTGGCAGCCACATTCAGCAGTGCTACCAAGAAAAGTCATGCTCGGGTAGAAACACAACAGAAGGGACTTGAAGATTAAGATTCAGCTTTCATCCCTGCaaaagcagagcagaaaaaaaatctgacataTTTGGAAAAGTCTACTTTGGAAAAATATCAGCCAGGCAAGCGGGCGTTCGAGGCTCCTCGTCCTGTCTTCAGGTAAAGCTTACAGTGTCACACAGACAACACAAAGCACCTTTCACACACTTTATCTCCCTCAGCACGTTGTTTCACACCTTGTGCTGATTGAGGCTGCATTGCCAAGCtgaatacacacagacacggaGTGGGTGCTATTCTGTTTGCTCTGGCACTTGGGAGGTGTGCAAATTGCTTGTTTGTTTAGCACTTTTTCCATTCCTCTGCAATCCAACAGCACCTAGTTGCCATAATCACTCCTGCTGTGAgcttaatttaaattaattgcTCCTTCAGACCACTGATCATCAGTCTGATGGCACACTGCATTTTTTCATGCCACACTATTAATGTTCCATTAAAGAATTTTACAGCTCGAGTTACCCGGCTATTCACAGCAGTGTTAAAACCCACATTCAGACCAGTTCAGCCCTGTGCCTGATGGAAGAGATAGTGGCTGATAGCTGCCGTTCAGCAGCCTGATAACATTTTTGTCGCGACGTTCAGCTTAACAgagtgtctttaaaaaaaatccacggTGAAAATTTCATTTTAGTCTGTTAATAAAATAAGAGGATATTCGTTAACAATCACAGTTTGACACGAGGTGGAATTATTGACTCTACAACCGAGAATATCATTATCCAAATCAAACAACACGTTATTCAAATGAATCATCTTCAGGCTGTGGAGAATGCGCTCACGCTGTGAAACATCTGTGGATTTAAACAAGCGGTATAATTACCCAATTAGCATTTAGCTAATTTTTCCCACAGGTTGAAGGCTGGTGAGAGTGTGTTCACTCCAGTCCTCAATAAAGttttcacagacagaaaactcTGCGTGCGAACAAAGTCGTTAAAACAAAACTCTGAACAAAGTGCTGAGTAATTACTCAGACGACTGATTGTGTATTCAGGCGTATGGAGGACCGAGAGTCGAGTTAATCGGTGCCATtaagatgaaaaacaacatCTCAGCTCAGCAGCAAAGGGACAGCTGACAGGTATTACTCTGACGGGTCGGCCTGTGGCGCTGTAACAAGTATTTTTACGTTTTTGCTCGTAAATCTTGAACTATGgcttattttaacttttttcccccagaatCGTTGGCTTACTTTGCACATCCatttgtcctgcagcttttataattttttacaGTATTCTGAATTGTCATTtgggaaaagaaacatttgtcGAGGTctgaatttaaatattaaatatagtCTTATCATATCAGAAACCTACATTATGACGCATAAGCACGCAGgacaaacaggaaatgttttctCAGGCCGAGATTAGCTCGGCTTGTGCCATAAAGCAACAAGCTGTCGTCCAGCGTGGTGCCGCAGTGGTCGGTCCCATGTGAGCGAGCACAAATACCTCTCTAGTGTAAATGTGAATGCCGTATTTGTGCAGTTTATCTGGTGCTTGTAGCAACTAGACAGAAAATAATGGCTCTTGTGACAGTTTTCCAGAGCTGAGTGTTATAAACTTTGGTGCAGCCGTCTGATAACGTTCATCCAAACACGTGCATCTGTTCCTCTGGAATCACCACATCTCAGCAGCACTAGGAGGAAAGCATCTGCTCCACTTTATAACTCTGAGAACAATCTTTCTTGCAGTCAAACCATTTTCCTGCAGATGTAGACATAAATAATGGTTCCTGCTCTTACAATAAAAGCCGGATCTCTTCGGTCTTGGACTGGTCAGAAGACGACGGATGACCATAAAATCAAGTTTATTTAATAATGCGAGAAGAACTGCAGCTTTGCCTCATTAAATGATGCTCAAAGCACCCAAACAACAAGTATCTGAAAAACTGAGCAGCGATGTCGTCATTGAGCAGTCGTGaccaacaaaaaatatattataaaaacaaaacaaaaatactgtGAACAGCTTCACTGGAACTGTTATTATAACCTTCCActcaattacatctgccacccaaAGGAAGCGTGCAGCTAGCTGACTTTAAAGTTGAAGAGGATATCACTGATATGTATGGAAGCCcatttccgccactaaaaaacaaacaaacaaacaaaaaaatgtatccataactcgaaatttagagttattttctcgaaattttgacttaatttcttgaaattttgagttagcactgccaatcagtaatctacgtgaatgatgtcatttccttgttacccggaagctgaagccctcagctacaaatgctacagctaaactacagctagcttcacaaatgatgaaatccttgagctattagctgaatcacatggcgttactatcagcaaacgtactcTCGAAAGCGCCGGTTTGTTGCGATCCGGTTTTGAGTGCGCATTCCTCCGCACTGTAtccttccgggtaacaagaaaaTGACATCAATCACGTAGATTACCGATTGGCAGAGccaactcgaaatttcgagttgttaactcaaaatttcaagaaaataactcaaaatttcaagttatggatactttttgtttttagtggcGAAATGGGCTTCCATAGATGTGCCGTGAGCTTGTAGACTTCCTTCTGCACATACATTTGGCATTTTTGaatgctttttctttcagtcactttaaACATCACCAGAAGGGAGACACATTTCCAGCACAGTGTCGCCAAAACTGGGGAAGTCACACCAAAGCGAATCAAGATGGATAAAAAGCATGCAGACCATGCAGATTTTAGAGTGAACTGTCCCTTTAAGGAAGCACCAGTGCCAGCAGTTTTAGATCAGCCTTTATTTTTCTGGAATCAAAGTAAATACTCGCGCTCTTGATGGATGATACAGTACTCCATCAACCTGCCGAGTGATATAAATGAAGCCTGACGACAGGCGCAGAGACACAGCAGGCGTCCTCTGCAGCCAGAAGGACATTTAGTTTATTTCAGCACCCAGGCGGAGTCGGTGCGCCGATCTCCACGTGGCGATCTGGACACATTTCTGCAGATCATTTTAAGCCAAGGCTGAGGCCATTTCTTCTTTGAAAGAGCAAACAGGCCAAGAGTCAGactgtagtagtagtagtagtagtagtagtaatagtagtGGTAGTGGTGGTGGGGAGAAGAGGGGTTGTGGTGTCTCCAGCCTCTACAACACAGACGGCTGTTTGTACCATGCAGCCCCCTTGCGCCCCCCAACAACCCCACCTCGGTCTCAAACTCTCAGCTCCTAATTCACACTTCATAAATCAAGATGACCTGTCCTCCAGTGAATTCATCCCTCTCTGTGCTGGATAATAGTGGCGCTATTGTTCCCACCGCGAGGATTCATTTCAGAGACGTAAACTATCCTGGAGGCCGACGCACAGGCCCGATAGCTAAAGCAGCTCCTGGACGTCCGCGTGGAGACGGAGG includes the following:
- the nog1 gene encoding noggin-1, with the protein product MNMDQSHQCIAMYLLVLSLGLVMDRGICQHYYLLRPIPSDSLPLVELKEDPDPVFDPKERDLNETELKSILGDFDTRFLSVLQPTEDKFTGNDELDDFEIQKPGGVLPKEIRAVDFDIQFGKKHKPSKKLKRRLQQWLWAYSFCPVVYTWTDLGNRFWPRFVRVGSCLSKRSCSVPEGMVCKPANSTHLTILRWRCVQRKGGLKCAWIPVQYPIITDCKCSCSS